In Mytilus edulis chromosome 6, xbMytEdul2.2, whole genome shotgun sequence, the following proteins share a genomic window:
- the LOC139528462 gene encoding metalloproteinase inhibitor 2-like translates to MSCKVTCVLLILLWVTYISSACRCPPRHPQRIFCREDAAVLVGRVIKKEITKGGDEIKYHFKLLKSLKGVHETIGSTIIIETYSTSSMCGVRFMTVGEQYVLSGRRSKKTGRIFTSTCGNFIYKITDVTFELMLYLFSGGSDSYLQNCDCKEIKNPRLEPGKFATSGCLLPTGWMSDIDCYRKKGLCKRTGSVCSWQNADCGS, encoded by the exons ATGTCTTGCAAAGTAACATGTGTATTACTGATTTTGCTATGGGTTACATACATATCAAGTGCATGTCGGTGCCCACCAAGACACCCACAAAGAATATTTTGCAGGGAAGATGCTGCCG TACTGGTCGGGAGAGTAATAAAAAAGGAAATTACTAAGGGAGGAGATGAGATAAAATATCACTTCAAACTACTCAAGTCATTGAAG GGTGTTCATGAAACAATTGGTTCAACAATTATCATAGAAACGTATTCCACTTCTTCGATGTGTGGTGTAAGATTCATGACTGTCGGAGAACAGTATGTATTGTCAG GTCGGAGGAGCAAAAAAACGGGAAGAATATTTACTTCAACGTGTGGTAACTTCATTTATAAGATCACTGATGTTACATTTGAGTTGATGTTGTACCTGTTCAGTGGCGGTTCTGATTCATACTTACAAAATTGTGATTGTAAA GAAATTAAGAACCCTCGTCTTGAACCTGGAAAATTTGCCACAAGCGGATGTCTGCTTCCCACAGGATGGATGTCTGACATTGATTGCTATCGTAAAAAGGGATTATGCAAGAGAACAGGAAGTGTGTGTAGTTGGCAAAACGCTGACTGTGGGTCATGA